GCCGAGGTGCCGCGGGCGGGCCGTGCGCCGGCCCAGCCAGAAGCCCGCGGCCAGCAGGGGGAGCACGGCGACGGCCAGGCCCGCCAGGAAACCGCTCACGGAGCCGCTCACGGGGTCGCCTCCTTGCGCAGTTCGTCGGCGTGCAGCTCTTCCGGCAGGTGGAAACGGGCCAGGATCGCCGCCGTCCCGGCCGGCACCCGGCCCGGGGTGGCCAGGGACACCAGCACCATCGTGAGGAAGCCCAGCGGCACCGACCACAGCGCCGGCCAGGCCAGCAGCGCGTGCAGCGCTCCGCCGCCGCCGGGGAAGCCGCCCATGGTGGCGGCGACCGCGAGCAGCGCGGAGCCGCCGCCCACCAGCATTCCGGCCGCCGCGCCGGGCGGGGTGAGCCGCCGCCACCAGATGCCGAGGACGAGCAGCGGGCAGAACGACGAGGCGGACACGGCGAAGGCGAGACCCACCGCGTCGGCCACCGGAAGCCCGCCGACCAGGGCGCTCGCCGCCAGCGGCACGGCCATGGCGAGGACGGTGCCGAGCCGGAAGTGCCGGACGGCGCGGGACGGCAGCACGTCCTGGGTGAGGACGCCCGCGACGGCCATGGTCAGCCCCGACGCGGTGGACAGGAACGCGGCGAAGGCGCCGCCCGCGACCAGCGCCCCGAGCAGGTCGCCGCCCACTCCCCCGATCATCCGGTCGGGCAGCAGCAGGACGGCGGCGTCGGCATCGCCGGTGAGGGTGAGCTCCGGGGCGTACAGGCGGCCGAGGGCGCCGTAGACGGGCGGCAGCAGGTAGAAGGCGCCGATCAGGCCGAGGACGGCGACGGTGGTGCGGCGGGCGGCGACGCCGTGCGGGCTGGTGTAGAAGCGGACCACGACGTGCGGCAGGCCCATGGTGCCCAGGAAGGTGGCGAGGATCAGGCCGTACGTGGCGTACAGCGGGCGTTCCGTGCGGCTCTCCGCCCGGGAGGGCGACAGGGCGTCGTCGGCGCCGCGTCCGGCGGCCGGGACCGAGGTGCCCCGGGCGAAGGTGAGGCGGGTGCCGGCCTCGATGCGGTGGGTGCCGGTGGGCAGGACGGTCCGGGTGCCGTCGTGGGCGCGGCCGTCGACGGTGCCGTCCACGGTGACGGTCAGCGGTTCGTCGAGTTTGAGCGTGAGGCCGTCCTCGACGCGGACGGAGCGCTGCTCGCGGAAGGTGGCCGGTTCCTCGAAGGGGCGGCCGGGGGCGCCGTCGTCCTGCCAGGCCAGGACGAGGAAGAGGGCGGGGACGAGCAGGGCGGTGAGTTTGAGCCAGTACTGGAAGGCCTGGACGAAGGTGATGCTGCGCATGCCGCCGGCGGCGACGATGGCGGTCACGACGACGGCGACGATCACCCCGCCGAGCCAGTCGGGCGCGTCGCTGAGCACGGTCAGGGTCAGTCCGGCGCCCTGGAGCTGGGGCAGCAGGTACAGCCAGCCGACGCCGACGACGAAGGCGCCCGCGAGGCGTCGTACGCCCTGGGAGGCGAGGCGGGCCTCGGCGAAGTCGGGCAGCGTGTAGGCGCCGGAGCGGCGCAGCGGGGCGGCGACGAAGAGCAGCAGGACCAGGTAGCCGGCGGTGTAGCCGACGGGGTACCAGAGCATGTCGGGGCCCTGGACGAGGACCAGGCCGGCGATGCCGAGGAAGGACGCGGCCGAGAGGTACTCGCCGCTGATGGCGGCGGCGTTGAGGCGGGGGCCGACGGTGCGGGAGGCGACGTAGAAGTCCGAGGTGGTGCGGGAGATGCGCAGGCCGAAGGCGCCGACGAGGACGGTCGAGACGACGACCAGCGCGACGGCCGGTATGGCGTAGGTGCTGTTCACGGTTCCTCGGGGGAGAGGGTCATCGGTCCTCGACGAGGCGCACGAAGTCGCGTTCGTTGCGCTCGGCGCGGCGGACGTACCAGCGGGCGAGGAGGACGAGCGGGGCGTACAGGCCGAAGCCGAGGACGGCCCATTCCAGGAGGTGGGCGTCCGGCATCGCCGCGAACAGCAGGGGCAGCGGGCCGACGAGGAGCCCGAGGACCGCGAAGGCGGCGAGACCGGCGCGCAGCTGGCTGCGCATGAGGGAGCGGACGTAGGTGTGCCCGAGGGTGGTCTGCTCGTCGATCTCGGTGCGCGGCCGGTAGTAGCCGGAGGCGGGCCTGCTGCGCCTGGGCGGGCCGGTGACGGTGACGCGGCGTTCGGTCGGGTCCTGGGGCACGGTCACGGCCTCCGCATGAGCAGGTCCCGCAGTTCGCGGGCGTGGCGTCGGCTGACCTGGAGCTCCTCGGTGCCGACCAGGACGCTGACGCTCCCCGCGTCCAGGCGGAGCTCGCCGATGTGGCGCAGGGCGACGAGGTGGCGGCGGTGGATGCGGACGAAGCCGCGGGCGCGCCAGCGCTCCTCCAGGGTGGACAGGGGGATGCGGACGAGGTGGCTGCCCCGGCCGGTGTGCAGGCGGGCGTAGTCGCCCTGGGCCTCGACGTGGGTGATGTCCTCGACGGGGACGAAGCGGGTGACGCCCCCCAGTTCCACGGTGATGTGGTCGGGGTCGGGCTCGTGCACGGGCACGCGGGGGGCGGGGGGCGCGGTGCCTCGGCGTTCGGCGGCGCGGCGGACCGCCTCGGCGAGCCGTTCCCGGCGGACGGGCTTGAGGACGTAGTCGACGGCCTTGAGGTCGAAGGCCTGCACGGCGAAGTCCTCGTGCGCGGTGACGAAGACGACCAGCGGCGGCCGGGCGAAGCCGGTCAGCAGCCGGGCGAGGTCCAGCCCGTCGAGGCCGGGCATCTGGATGTCGAGGAAGACGACGTCGATGGCGTCCGGCCCGTCGGGGCCCGACTCCAGCGCTCGGTTGATGCGGCGCAGCGCCTCGGTCGCGTCGCCCGCGCCCTCCGCCGTACCGATGCGGGGGTCGGCGTTCAGCAGGTACACGAGTTCCTCGAGCGTGGGGCGTTCGTCGTCGACAGCCAGGGCGCGCAGCATGAGGCTGGAGTGTAGGGGCGATCCGTACGCCTGAACACGGGCCCGACAGGGACGTATCCGCTGGATACAGTGCCCGCATGAACAGCAGGCCCACCCCGTTCGACGAACTCGACCGGAAGATCGTCACCGCTCTGACGGCGAACGCCAGGACGTCCTTCGCCGAGATCGGCGCCGCGGTCGGACTGTCCTCGACGGCGGTCAAGCGCCGGGTGGACCGGCTGCGCGAGACCGGCGTGATCACCGGCTTCACCGCGACGGTACGGCCCTCCGCGCTGGGCTGGCGGACCGAGGCGTACGTGGAGGTGTACTGCGAGGGCGCGGCGCCGCCGCGGCGGCTGGCGGAGGTGGCGCGCGGCTATCCGGAGATCACGGCGGCGATGACGGTGACCGGGGGCGCGGACGCCCTGCTGCATGTGCGGGCGCGGGACGTGGAGCACTTCGAGGAGGTCCTGGAGCGGATCCGCGCCGAGCCGTTCATCCGGAAGACGATCAGTGTGATGGTGCTGTCCCACCTGATCCCGGACAGTCCGGAGGCCGGCGCGGGCCTGCCCGCCACGGAGGACGCAGCGGACATGCGCTGACCGGTGCGACAACGCAGCATTGCTGCGGGGACACGCAGCTTTCCGCGCTTGTCGGGCGGCCTCGTCGCTTCCTACCGTGGTGTCAACCCCTCGTCACACACCGTGAGGAACGGAGGTACCCCTCTGTGCCCGACTCCCGTGTGCCGCGTCGGCGGCGCTTCCTGGTCTGCGAACCCAGACACTTCGCCGTGCAGTACGCGATCAACCCGTGGATGAGCACCGGCCGGCCCGTCGACGTCATCCGCGCCCTGGACCAGTGGCAGTCACTGGTCGACGCCTACCGCGCGCACGGCCACACCGTACACACCGTCCAGCCGGTGTCGGGGCTGCCCGACATGGTCTTCGCCGCGAACTCCGCGGTCGTCGTGGAGGGCCGGGTGTTCGGCTCCCGCTTCCACGCTCCCGAGCGCCGTCCCGAGTCCGTGCCGTACGCGGCGTGGTTCAAGACCGAGGGCTTCGAGGTGCACCCGTCCGAGGCGGTCTGCGAGGGCGAGGGCGACCTGGTTCCGGCCGGCCGCTGGATCCTGGCCGGCACCGGGTTTCGCACCACGCGTGAGGCGCACCGCGAGGCGCAGGAGTACTTCGGTGTGCCGGTGATCTCGCTGACGCTGGTGGACCCGTACTTCTACCACCTGGACACGGCGCTGTTCGTGCTCGACGACGGAAGCGGGGGGACCCCCGGCACGGCGGGGAACGTCGCCTACTACCCCGGGGCCTTCTCGCCCGGCAGCCGTGAGGTGCTGGAGCGGCTCTACCCGGACGCGGTGATCGCGACCCGCGAGGACGCCCTGGCCTTCGGGCTCAATTCCGTCTCCGACGGACGACACGTGTTCATCTCGCCCGGGGCCAGGGGACTCGCCGATCGGCTGGCCGTCCTCGGCTACGTCCCCGTCCCCGTCGACCTGTCCGAGTTCCACAAGGCCGGTGGCGGCATCAAGTGCTGCACCCAGGAGATCCGGGAGATCCGCTCATGACCGCACCCGCCCGCACCCGCGGCTCCGAGGAGCTCATCCGCGCCGAGGAGCCCGTCCTCGCGCACAACTACCACCCGCTGCCGGTCGTCGTGGCCCGCGCGGAGGGCGCCTGGGTCGAGGACGTGGAGGGGCGCCGCTACCTGGACATGCTCGCGGGGTACTCGGCGCTCAACTTCGGCCACCGCCACCCGGCGCTGGTCGAGGCGGCCCACCGCCAGCTGGACCGGCTCACCCTCACCTCGCGGGCCTTCCACAACGACCGGCTCGCCTCCTTCGCCGAGCGGCTGGCCGCGCTCACCGGCACGGACATGGTGCTGCCGATGAACACCGGCGCCGAGGCGGTGGAGAGCGGCATCAAGGTGGCCCGCAAGTGGGCCTACGACGTGAAGGGCGTGCCGCGGGACCGGGCGACGATCGTGGTCGCGGCGGACAACTTCCACGGCCGTACGACGACGATCGTGGGCTTCTCCACGGACGAGACGGCCCGCGCCGGCTTCGGCCCCTTCGCCCCCGGCTTCCGGGTCGTGCCGTACAACGACCTGGCGGCGATGGAGGCGGCGGTCGACGAGACGACGGCGGCCGTGCTGATCGAGCCGATCCAGGGCGAGGCGGGGGTGAACATCCCGGACGACGGCTATCTGGCCGGCGTACGGGAGCTGACCCGCCGAGCCGGGTGCCTGTTCATCGCGGACGAGATCCAGTCCGGTCTCGGCCGTACGGGGCGCACGCTCGCCGTGGAGCACGAGCCGGTCGTGCCGGACCTGGTGCTGCTCGGCAAGGCGCTGGGCGGCGGGATCGTGCCGGTGTCGGCGGTGGTCGGCAGCCGGGAGGTGCTCGGTGTGCTGCGTCCGGGCGAGCACGGCTCGACGTTCGGCGGCAATCCGCTGGCCGCCGCGGTCGGCACGGCGGTGGTCGAGTTGCTGGAGACGGGCGAGTTCCAGCGGCGGGCGACCGAGCTGGGCGTGGTGCTGCGCGAGGGGCTCGCCGCCCTGGTCGGCAAGGGTGTCGTCGGTTTCCGCGCGCGCGGGCTGTGGGCGGGCGTCGACGTCGACCCGGCGCTCGGGACCGGGCGTGAGGTCAGCGAGCGCCTGATGCGCGAGGGCGTCCTCGTCAAGGACACCCACGGCTCCACGATCCGCCTGGCGCCGCCGCTGACCGTCACCGGTGCGGAGCTGGAGGGGGCGCTCGGGACGCTGGAGAAGGTGCTGACCTCCTGAGAAGCGCGCCCGGGGAGGTCACGGAGCGGCTCGGCCCTCGTCGAGCCGCCGCACCCGCGTCACCCCGTCCCGGTCCTCGGCGTCCTCGCTGGGCGTCCCCGCGAACCAGGCGTCGAGGATCTCCCCCAGCAGCGGCCCCGAGGTCAGGCGCAGGCTGAGGGCGAGGACGTTGGCGTCGTTCCAGCGGCGGGCACCGTCCGCCGTGTAGGCGTCCGTGCACAGGGCCGCCCGTACGCCCGGCACCTTGTTCGCCGCGATGGACGCGCCCGTGCCGGTCCAGCAGCACACCACCGCCTGGTCGGCCGTGCCGTCGGCGACCTCGCGCGCCGCACGCTCGGAGCACACCGCCCACCGGGCGTCGGCCCCCGGGCTCAGGGCGCCGTGCGCGCGCACCTCGTGACCGCGTCCGCGCAGCTCCTCCACGAGGAGGCGGGCCACGGGTTCGTCCATGTCGGAGGAGACGGAGATCCGCATGTGCGAAGCCTACTCAGCGCGGCCGCTCACCTCATCGGCCCAACCACATGACCGAGGTCACGGCCATACGCAGCATGATCGGGGGAACGGTACGACCTGAGAATCGTACGACCGAGCAGTTTCCCCGCCATGGGTCTCTGCGTGGAAAGGGAGGCCGCCACGTCCCCCAACGACAACGGCCAGGAATCCGACGCCGCGGCGATCCGCCGCCACCCCGCCCTGTTCCGGGCCATCAGACGTCGGCAGAACCCGCGACTGCGCCGGTCGGACATCACCGTCACGGACGAGGCCGCGGTCAAGCGAGCCGTGAAGGCCGCCTCGCTGGGCAACGCCATGGAGTGGTTCGACTTCGGCATCTACGCCTACCTGGCGGGCACCATCGGCCGGGTGTTCTTCCCGTCCGGAAGTGACACGGCGCAGCTGCTCTCCTCGTTCGCCACGTTCGCCGTGGCGTTCCTGGTGCGGCCGCTCGGCGGCATGGTCTTCGGCCCCATGGGTGACAAGATCGGCCGCAAGAAGGTGCTGGCCCTGACGATGATCCTCATGGCGATCGGCACCGCCGCCATCGGGCTCATCCCCAGCTACGCCTCCATCGGCTTCTGGGCTCCCGTCCTGCTGATCCTGTTCCGTCTGCTCCAGGGCTTCTCGACCGGCGGCGAGTACGGCGGCGCCTCCACCTTCATCGCCGAGTACGCGCCCGACAAGCGGCGCGGGTTCTTCGGCAGCTTCCTGGAGCTGGGCACGCTGGCCGGGTACACCGGCGCCGCGAGCCTCGTGACCGCCCTGACGGCCTGGCTCGGCAGCGACACCATGGACGCCTGGGGCTGGCGCATCCCGTTCCTGGTCGCCGCGCCGCTCGGCATCGTCGGCATCTACCTGCGGCTGAAGCTGGACGACACGCCCGCGTTCCTGCAGCTGCAGGACTCCAACGTCCACGTCTCGGACGCGGCGAACGCGGTGGAGACCACCGCGCGGGGCGACCTCGCGAAGATCTTCCGCACGCACTGGCGGGCGCTGGTCCTGTGCATCGCGCTCGTCGGCGCGTACAACATCACCGACTACATGCTGCTGTCGTACATGCCGACGTACCTGTCGGACGAGCTGCACTACAGCGAGAGCCACGGTCTGATGATCCTGGTGGCCACCATGGTGCTGCTGATGCTGATCATCAACCAGGTGGGCCGGCTGTCCGACCGCTTCGGCCGCAAGCCGCTGCTCATGACCGGCATGATCGGCTTCTTCGTCCTGTCCGCGCCGGCCTTCGTGCTGGTGCAGGACGGCAGTCTGCTCGCCGTCTCGGCCGGCATGCTGATGCTCGGCCTGTCCCTGGTGTGCCTGCTCGGCACCATGTCGGCGGCGCTCCCCGCGATGTTCCCGACGAACGTGCGCTACGGGTCCCTCTCGGTCGGCTACAACCTGTCGGCGTCCCTGTTCGGCGGCACGACGCCGCTGGTGATCACGGCGCTGATCGGCGTGACCGGCTCCGACATGATGCCCGCCTACTACGCGATGGCCGCGGCCCTGGTCGGCGTCGTGGCGGTGGCCTGCATGAAGGAGACCGCACAGCAGCCCCTGGAGGGTTCCCCGCCCTCGGTGCAGACCGACGAGGAGGCGGCGGAGCTGGTCGAGGCCCAGGCGCCGACGCCGAAGTTCTGAGGACGGGTCACGGAAACGGCCGCGGTCAGCGGGTGGCGCGTACCGCCTCGCGGATCAGCTCGGCGACCTCCTTCGGGCGGGAGAGGGCGACGGCGTGGGACGCGCCCTCGATCTCGACGACGGTCGCGCCGGCCCGCTCGGCGCCGTAGCGCTCGACCTGCGGGTTGATCGCCCGGTCCGCGCCGGCCACGACCGCCCAGGCCGGCCTGGTCCTCCAGGCCGCGGCGGACGCCTTCTCCTCGAAGGCCGCCGCGGCCAGCGGACGCTGCGCCGCCGCGAGGGTGTGCGTGACGTCCTCGGGGACGTCGGCGGCGAAGATTTCGGGGAACGCGGACTCCTGGATGGTCACCTCGACGGCCGGTTCTCCACCGGGGCCGGGGTACGACCACTCCTTCAGGTTGCTCACCAGGGGGGAGAGCGGGAAACGGCCCTGCAGCTCGCCGAGGCTCTCGCCCTCCTCCAGTACGTAGGCGGCCACGTAGACGAGGCCGACGACGTTGTCCGCGGTGCCGGCCACGGTGATCAGCGCACCGCCGTAGGAGTGCCCGGCCAGGACCACGGGACCGTCGATCTGAGCGATGACGGAAGCGAGGTAGGAGGCGTCGTGGGACAGGCCGCGCAGCGGGTTCGGCGGGGCCAGGACGGGGATGCCCTCGCTCCGGAGTGCGGTGCTGACCCCGGACCAGCTCGCCGCGTCGGCGAACGCGCCGTGGACGAGGACGACGGTGGGGATGGGGGCGCTCATGGTGCTGTGTCTCCCGGCGTTTCAGGCGGTGTGCGGGTCGGCGTGCGCGGTGTGCAGGGCCGCGTGGAGGGTGCGGGCGGCCAGGGCGATCGCGGCGCCGGCGCCGTGGGTCTCGCGCAGGGCGTTCAGCATGACGAAGTCGTGGATGACGCCCTGGAACCGCACGGCGGTCACCGCGACCCCTGCCTGGCGCAGCTTGTTCGCGTACGCCTCCCCCTCGTCGCGCAGCACGTCCGCCTCGGCGGTGACGACGAGCGCCGGCGGCAGGCCGGTCAGCTGCTCGGTGGTGGCGCGCAGCGGCGAGGCGGTGATCCGCGCCCGTTCGGCGGGGTCGGTCGTGTACTGGTCCCAGAACCACTGCATGCCGTCGCGGCGCAGGAAGTAGCCCTCGGCGAACTGGTGGTAGGAGGCAGTGTCGAAGGCGGCGTCGGTGACCGGGTAGAACAGCACCTGCTGCACCAGGGGGACGTCGCCGCGTTCCTTGGCCATCAGGGTCAGCGCGGCGGCCATGTTGCCGCCGACGGAGTCACCGGCCACGGCCAGCCGCGAGCCGTCCAGGGCCGACGCCGCGCCCTCCTGGACGATCCAGCGGGCGACCGCGTAGTTCTGCTCGATCGCCACCGGGTAACGCGCCTCGGGCGAGAGGTCGTACTCGGGGAAGACGACGGCGGCCCGCGCGCCCACCGCGAGTTCGCGGACCAGGCGGTCGTGCGTGTGGGCGTTGCCGAAGACCCAGCCGGCGCCGTGGATGTACAGCACCACCGGGAGGGTGCCCTCGGCACCGGCCGGCCTGACGATCCGGGCGCGGACACTGCCCGTGGGACCGCCGGTGACGGTGACCCATTCCTCGTCGACGGCGGGCAGCGCGATGTCACCCGACTGCACCTCGTCGACCGCCTTGCGGCCCTCGGAGGGCGGCAGTTCGAAGAGGTACGGCGGGCGGGCGGTCGCCTCGGCGAAGGCCGCGGCCGCGGGCTCCAGCACCGGCTGGACGGGCTCGACGGTGTCCGGCATGTTCAGTCTCCTGGTCGCTCTCGGTCCCCGTCGGCCGTGCCGGCGGGTGGGCGGCCCGGGCGGTGACTGGTGCCATGCCCGGGTGCCACGACGGCACGCTAGTGCGGGCGTGCGGTCCGGAATTGACCGCCGGTGCACCGTCCCTGTACCACCGGTGCCCGTCGCCGGCGTCCTCAGCGTCCGAGTTCGGCGTCCAGCCACGTGCGGACCTCGGGGGTCACGGGGTCGGTGATGTCGTCGAAGTCGTGGTGCTTGGTGAGGTACTTGGCGACGTACGGGCAGACGGGCACGATGCGCAGTCCCAGGGCGCGCACGTCGGTGAGCGCCTGCCGGACCAACTGTCCGGCCAGGCCCTGCCCGGCGTAGGCGTCGTCGATCTCCGTGTGGAAGAAGACGCGCTGCTCGCCGCGGTCGCGGTAGGCCGTCAGGCCGGCCTGACGGCCGTCGACCAGGATCACGTAGCGGTGGCGGTCGTCGATCCGCTCGACGGCGGGTGCGGAGGAGGGCTGCTCGTTCACGGGGTTCCTCTCGTGGGTTCGGCTCAGCGGCGCGGCGGGTTGCCGCGTGGGGTCAGGGCCCCGTTGGGCAGGGCGGGAGCGGGCAGCCGGTCTCCGGGGTATCCCTCGACGGCGCCGAAGCGGTCGGAGGCGTTCTGCCAGTCGGTGCGCGCCCGGACGATGTCCTCGTGGCTGCGGCCGATGAAGTTCCACCACATCACGATCTCCTCGTCGAAGGGGGTGCCTCCGATCAGGACCGCCCGGGCCGGGGTGTCGGCCGCGTTGACGAGCGTCAGGGTGTCGCTCCCGGCGTCGAGGAAGCCGAGGTCGGCCGGGCGCAGCGGGGTGCCCGCCATGCCCACCTCGCCCCGGTCGACCAGAAGGCCGTGCTCGAAGGCGGGGTCGACGTCGAGCGTGACCGTGGCCCCCGGTGCGAGCGCGATCTCCGCGCCGAGGAGGGGCGAGAAGGTCGCCACGGGCGAGGTGGATCCGGCCAGGGAGCCCAGGAACACCCTGATCTCCGCGCCGTCCACGGACACGGGCTCCGGCACGTGGTGCTGGAAGTCCCGGGGGGCGTTCCGGTGCTCCCCCGGCAGCGCCACCCACAGTTGCACGCCGTGCAGGACGGTGGTCCGCGGGGTGGAGACCTCGGTGTGGCTGATGCCGTGGCCGCCGGTCATGAGGTTCAGCTCGCCGGGCCGGACGTGGGCATGGCTGCCGAGGCTGTCGCGGTGTTCGATCTCCCCGCTGAACAGCCAGCTCACCGTCTGCAGCCCGGTGTGCGGATGCGGGGCGACGTCCATGCCGCCGGTCCGTGCCACGTCGTCGGGACCGTAGTGGTCGGCGAAGCACCAGGCCCCGATCAGGGTCCGGGAGCGCTGGGGCAGGGTGCGGCGCACGGTCATGGCGCGCGGGCCGCCCAGGGGAACGTCGCGCGGCGCGAGGACCTCGACGCGCGGGGCGGTGTCCGGCGGGCCCGCGTCGGCGGCCGGTCCGCACCGCACCGCGACGGGGTTCGTCTCGACGTTGCTCATCGGCAGCCTCCTGCGCCCGTCATGATAGTTTCAACTTCAACAATATGCCGTGATCATAGACGGCCGCGGCCTCACGAAGGAGCGTCGGGTGACCACTCCCGCCCAGGAATCCGCCGCCCCGCGGATCTACATCGACAAGCGGAGCCCGGCGGCGTACCGCGCCCTCGTCCAGACCGCCGAGGCGGTCCGCGCCGTCACCGCCGAGGCGGGTCTCGACCGGACCCTCGCCGAACTCGTCAACCTGCGCGTCTCCCAGCTCAACGGCTGCGCCTACTGCCTGGACGTGCACACCCGGGCCGCCCGGCGACTCGGGGAGACTCCGCGGCGTCTGGCCGTGCTGGCCGCCTGGCGGGACACCGAACTCTTCACCCCGGTGGAGCGGGCCGCCCTCGCCCTGGCGGAGGCGACCACCGCGCCCGCCGACACCGCCGCGCGGGACGCCGCCCACGCCGCCGCCCGGGAGCACCTGACGGACGACCAGATCTCCGCGGTGATCTGGGTGGCGGTCACCATCAACGCGTTCAACCGGGTCTCGGTCATGAGCAGGCACCCGGTACGGGCCGACCGGTGACGACGGGCACCGCACCGGACGCCGCCGCTCACGCTCCGAAGGAGACGGAGCCACCGACCTGGAGGACGGGGTCGACCGACGAGCAGGCGGCTTTCGGACCGCTGCTGAGGAGTCTGCGGCTGGCGGCGTCCCTGACCATCGAGGGCCTGGCCGAGGCGTCGGGCGTCAGCGTACGGGGCATCGGCGACCTGGAACGCGGGCGGCGGGCGGCTCCGCAGCGCCGCACGGTGGCGGCCATCGCCGACGGCCTGGGGCTGGGTCCCGCGGACCGGGACCGGCTGCTCGCCGTGGCCCGCGCCGGACGCACCCCCGTCTACAGCCCGGCGGGGATACGGGCCTTCCCGCGCGGCATCGACGACTTCGTCGGCCGGGAGGCGGAACTCGACCGGCTCTCGCTGCTCGCGGACCGGGCCGTGGCGCGCGGAGCCGAGGCAGACGGGGGGACGGCCGGCACCGCGGTCGTCGTGGCCGTGTCCGGCCCGCCCGGCACGGGGAAGACGACCCTCGCCCTGCACGGCGCCCGCCGGCTCGCCGAGCGCTTCCCGGACGGGCAGCTGCTGGTGGACCTGCGCGGAACGGACGACGATCCGCCCGACGCGGCCGAACTGACGCTCGGCGTGCTGAAGGCCCTCGGAGTTCCCGACCGGGACCTCGCGAAGGCGGGTGCGCAGGACCGCCCCGCCCTGTACCGGCGGGCGCTGGCCGAACGGCGCTGCCTCCTGGTGCTGGACAACGC
This region of Streptomyces ambofaciens ATCC 23877 genomic DNA includes:
- the proP gene encoding glycine betaine/L-proline transporter ProP, with the translated sequence MGLCVEREAATSPNDNGQESDAAAIRRHPALFRAIRRRQNPRLRRSDITVTDEAAVKRAVKAASLGNAMEWFDFGIYAYLAGTIGRVFFPSGSDTAQLLSSFATFAVAFLVRPLGGMVFGPMGDKIGRKKVLALTMILMAIGTAAIGLIPSYASIGFWAPVLLILFRLLQGFSTGGEYGGASTFIAEYAPDKRRGFFGSFLELGTLAGYTGAASLVTALTAWLGSDTMDAWGWRIPFLVAAPLGIVGIYLRLKLDDTPAFLQLQDSNVHVSDAANAVETTARGDLAKIFRTHWRALVLCIALVGAYNITDYMLLSYMPTYLSDELHYSESHGLMILVATMVLLMLIINQVGRLSDRFGRKPLLMTGMIGFFVLSAPAFVLVQDGSLLAVSAGMLMLGLSLVCLLGTMSAALPAMFPTNVRYGSLSVGYNLSASLFGGTTPLVITALIGVTGSDMMPAYYAMAAALVGVVAVACMKETAQQPLEGSPPSVQTDEEAAELVEAQAPTPKF
- a CDS encoding alpha/beta fold hydrolase, producing MSAPIPTVVLVHGAFADAASWSGVSTALRSEGIPVLAPPNPLRGLSHDASYLASVIAQIDGPVVLAGHSYGGALITVAGTADNVVGLVYVAAYVLEEGESLGELQGRFPLSPLVSNLKEWSYPGPGGEPAVEVTIQESAFPEIFAADVPEDVTHTLAAAQRPLAAAAFEEKASAAAWRTRPAWAVVAGADRAINPQVERYGAERAGATVVEIEGASHAVALSRPKEVAELIREAVRATR
- a CDS encoding LytR/AlgR family response regulator transcription factor: MLRALAVDDERPTLEELVYLLNADPRIGTAEGAGDATEALRRINRALESGPDGPDAIDVVFLDIQMPGLDGLDLARLLTGFARPPLVVFVTAHEDFAVQAFDLKAVDYVLKPVRRERLAEAVRRAAERRGTAPPAPRVPVHEPDPDHITVELGGVTRFVPVEDITHVEAQGDYARLHTGRGSHLVRIPLSTLEERWRARGFVRIHRRHLVALRHIGELRLDAGSVSVLVGTEELQVSRRHARELRDLLMRRP
- a CDS encoding RpiB/LacA/LacB family sugar-phosphate isomerase — translated: MRISVSSDMDEPVARLLVEELRGRGHEVRAHGALSPGADARWAVCSERAAREVADGTADQAVVCCWTGTGASIAANKVPGVRAALCTDAYTADGARRWNDANVLALSLRLTSGPLLGEILDAWFAGTPSEDAEDRDGVTRVRRLDEGRAAP
- the rocD gene encoding ornithine--oxo-acid transaminase — translated: MTAPARTRGSEELIRAEEPVLAHNYHPLPVVVARAEGAWVEDVEGRRYLDMLAGYSALNFGHRHPALVEAAHRQLDRLTLTSRAFHNDRLASFAERLAALTGTDMVLPMNTGAEAVESGIKVARKWAYDVKGVPRDRATIVVAADNFHGRTTTIVGFSTDETARAGFGPFAPGFRVVPYNDLAAMEAAVDETTAAVLIEPIQGEAGVNIPDDGYLAGVRELTRRAGCLFIADEIQSGLGRTGRTLAVEHEPVVPDLVLLGKALGGGIVPVSAVVGSREVLGVLRPGEHGSTFGGNPLAAAVGTAVVELLETGEFQRRATELGVVLREGLAALVGKGVVGFRARGLWAGVDVDPALGTGREVSERLMREGVLVKDTHGSTIRLAPPLTVTGAELEGALGTLEKVLTS
- the ddaH gene encoding dimethylargininase — its product is MPDSRVPRRRRFLVCEPRHFAVQYAINPWMSTGRPVDVIRALDQWQSLVDAYRAHGHTVHTVQPVSGLPDMVFAANSAVVVEGRVFGSRFHAPERRPESVPYAAWFKTEGFEVHPSEAVCEGEGDLVPAGRWILAGTGFRTTREAHREAQEYFGVPVISLTLVDPYFYHLDTALFVLDDGSGGTPGTAGNVAYYPGAFSPGSREVLERLYPDAVIATREDALAFGLNSVSDGRHVFISPGARGLADRLAVLGYVPVPVDLSEFHKAGGGIKCCTQEIREIRS
- a CDS encoding Lrp/AsnC family transcriptional regulator produces the protein MNSRPTPFDELDRKIVTALTANARTSFAEIGAAVGLSSTAVKRRVDRLRETGVITGFTATVRPSALGWRTEAYVEVYCEGAAPPRRLAEVARGYPEITAAMTVTGGADALLHVRARDVEHFEEVLERIRAEPFIRKTISVMVLSHLIPDSPEAGAGLPATEDAADMR
- a CDS encoding alpha/beta hydrolase, giving the protein MPDTVEPVQPVLEPAAAAFAEATARPPYLFELPPSEGRKAVDEVQSGDIALPAVDEEWVTVTGGPTGSVRARIVRPAGAEGTLPVVLYIHGAGWVFGNAHTHDRLVRELAVGARAAVVFPEYDLSPEARYPVAIEQNYAVARWIVQEGAASALDGSRLAVAGDSVGGNMAAALTLMAKERGDVPLVQQVLFYPVTDAAFDTASYHQFAEGYFLRRDGMQWFWDQYTTDPAERARITASPLRATTEQLTGLPPALVVTAEADVLRDEGEAYANKLRQAGVAVTAVRFQGVIHDFVMLNALRETHGAGAAIALAARTLHAALHTAHADPHTA
- a CDS encoding cation acetate symporter, producing MNSTYAIPAVALVVVSTVLVGAFGLRISRTTSDFYVASRTVGPRLNAAAISGEYLSAASFLGIAGLVLVQGPDMLWYPVGYTAGYLVLLLFVAAPLRRSGAYTLPDFAEARLASQGVRRLAGAFVVGVGWLYLLPQLQGAGLTLTVLSDAPDWLGGVIVAVVVTAIVAAGGMRSITFVQAFQYWLKLTALLVPALFLVLAWQDDGAPGRPFEEPATFREQRSVRVEDGLTLKLDEPLTVTVDGTVDGRAHDGTRTVLPTGTHRIEAGTRLTFARGTSVPAAGRGADDALSPSRAESRTERPLYATYGLILATFLGTMGLPHVVVRFYTSPHGVAARRTTVAVLGLIGAFYLLPPVYGALGRLYAPELTLTGDADAAVLLLPDRMIGGVGGDLLGALVAGGAFAAFLSTASGLTMAVAGVLTQDVLPSRAVRHFRLGTVLAMAVPLAASALVGGLPVADAVGLAFAVSASSFCPLLVLGIWWRRLTPPGAAAGMLVGGGSALLAVAATMGGFPGGGGALHALLAWPALWSVPLGFLTMVLVSLATPGRVPAGTAAILARFHLPEELHADELRKEATP